Proteins encoded in a region of the Scyliorhinus canicula chromosome 2, sScyCan1.1, whole genome shotgun sequence genome:
- the bmp4 gene encoding bone morphogenetic protein 4 isoform X1: protein MDCFHLPCFLDTMIPGNRMLMVILLCQVLLGGNASLIPEEGRKKFAEQNQAGGRRSPQNHELLREFEATLLNMFGLQSRPQPSKSAVVPQYMLDLYRLQSGDEVTHDISFEYPERSTSRANTVRSFHHEEHLELMPGQREDTQLRFVFNISVVPENEVLSSAELRLYREQIDSVWSREEDGFHRINVYEIMRAPSEKGELISRLLDTRLVHQNRTRWESFDVSPAVLRWTMQREPNHGLAVEVIHLNETTKRRHVRISRSLHQRHAADWSQLRPLLVTFSHDGKGHALTRRVKRSSKGQRRKKNKSHCRRHSLYVDFSDVGWNDWIVAPPGYQAFYCHGDCPFPLADHLNSTNHAIVQTLVNSVNSNIPKACCVPTELSPISMLYLDEYDKVVLKNYQEMVVEGCGCR from the exons AGACACCATGATTCCTGGTAACCGAATGCTGATGGTAATTTTATTATGCCAAGTCTTACTGGGAGGTAATGCTAGTCTGATACCAGAGGAAGGGAGGAAAAAGTTCGCTGAGCAAAACCAGGCGGGTGGACGTCGCTCTCCGCAAAACCATGAACTGCTACGCGAATTCGAGGCCACTTTACTCAACATGTTCGGGCTGCAGAGTCGCCCGCAGCCCAGCAAGTCTGCGGTCGTGCCCCAGTACATGCTGGATCTCTACAGGCTGCAGTCCGGGGACGAGGTCACCCACGACATTAGCTTCGAGTATCCTGAAAGATCCACGAGCCGGGCCAACACCGTGAGGAGCTTTCACCACGAAG AACACTTGGAGCTGATGCCAGGGCAGAGGGAAGACACCCAGCTTCGCTTTGTCTTTAATATCAGCGTGGTGCCCGAGAACGAGGTGCTCTCTTCTGCGGAGCTGCGGCTGTACCGGGAGCAGATCGACAGCGTTTGGAGCCGGGAGGAGGACGGGTTCCATCGCATCAACGTTTACGAGATCATGAGAGCCCCCAGCGAGAAGGGCGAGCTGATCAGCAGGCTCCTCGACACCAGGCTGGTGCACCAGAACAGGACGCGCTGGGAGAGCTTTGACGTGAGCCCGGCGGTGCTGAGGTGGACCATGCAGAGAGAGCCCAACCACGGCCTGGCCGTCGAGGTGATCCACCTAAACGAGACCACCAAGAGGCGGCACGTCCGGATTAGCAGGTCGCTGCACCAAAGGCACGCCGCCGACTGGTCCCAGCTCAGGCCTTTACTTGTAACTTTCAGCCACGACGGCAAGGGACACGCTCTCACGCGGAGGGTGAAACGGAGCAGCAAGGGGCAGAGGCGCAAGAAGAACAAATCGCACTGCAGGAGGCACTCCCTGTACGTGGATTTCAGCGACGTGGGCTGGAACGACTGGATCGTCGCGCCGCCCGGTTACCAAGCTTTTTACTGCCACGGGGACTGCCCCTTCCCGCTGGCGGACCACCTGAACTCGACGAACCACGCCATCGTGCAAACACTCGTCAATTCGGTGAACTCCAACATCCCCAAGGCTTGCTGCGTCCCCACAGAACTCAGCCCCATCTCAATGCTTTACTTGGACGAGTATGACAAAGTTGTGCTGAAAAACTATCaggagatggtggtggagggatgtgGGTGCCGCTGA
- the bmp4 gene encoding bone morphogenetic protein 4 isoform X2, producing the protein MIPGNRMLMVILLCQVLLGGNASLIPEEGRKKFAEQNQAGGRRSPQNHELLREFEATLLNMFGLQSRPQPSKSAVVPQYMLDLYRLQSGDEVTHDISFEYPERSTSRANTVRSFHHEEHLELMPGQREDTQLRFVFNISVVPENEVLSSAELRLYREQIDSVWSREEDGFHRINVYEIMRAPSEKGELISRLLDTRLVHQNRTRWESFDVSPAVLRWTMQREPNHGLAVEVIHLNETTKRRHVRISRSLHQRHAADWSQLRPLLVTFSHDGKGHALTRRVKRSSKGQRRKKNKSHCRRHSLYVDFSDVGWNDWIVAPPGYQAFYCHGDCPFPLADHLNSTNHAIVQTLVNSVNSNIPKACCVPTELSPISMLYLDEYDKVVLKNYQEMVVEGCGCR; encoded by the exons ATGATTCCTGGTAACCGAATGCTGATGGTAATTTTATTATGCCAAGTCTTACTGGGAGGTAATGCTAGTCTGATACCAGAGGAAGGGAGGAAAAAGTTCGCTGAGCAAAACCAGGCGGGTGGACGTCGCTCTCCGCAAAACCATGAACTGCTACGCGAATTCGAGGCCACTTTACTCAACATGTTCGGGCTGCAGAGTCGCCCGCAGCCCAGCAAGTCTGCGGTCGTGCCCCAGTACATGCTGGATCTCTACAGGCTGCAGTCCGGGGACGAGGTCACCCACGACATTAGCTTCGAGTATCCTGAAAGATCCACGAGCCGGGCCAACACCGTGAGGAGCTTTCACCACGAAG AACACTTGGAGCTGATGCCAGGGCAGAGGGAAGACACCCAGCTTCGCTTTGTCTTTAATATCAGCGTGGTGCCCGAGAACGAGGTGCTCTCTTCTGCGGAGCTGCGGCTGTACCGGGAGCAGATCGACAGCGTTTGGAGCCGGGAGGAGGACGGGTTCCATCGCATCAACGTTTACGAGATCATGAGAGCCCCCAGCGAGAAGGGCGAGCTGATCAGCAGGCTCCTCGACACCAGGCTGGTGCACCAGAACAGGACGCGCTGGGAGAGCTTTGACGTGAGCCCGGCGGTGCTGAGGTGGACCATGCAGAGAGAGCCCAACCACGGCCTGGCCGTCGAGGTGATCCACCTAAACGAGACCACCAAGAGGCGGCACGTCCGGATTAGCAGGTCGCTGCACCAAAGGCACGCCGCCGACTGGTCCCAGCTCAGGCCTTTACTTGTAACTTTCAGCCACGACGGCAAGGGACACGCTCTCACGCGGAGGGTGAAACGGAGCAGCAAGGGGCAGAGGCGCAAGAAGAACAAATCGCACTGCAGGAGGCACTCCCTGTACGTGGATTTCAGCGACGTGGGCTGGAACGACTGGATCGTCGCGCCGCCCGGTTACCAAGCTTTTTACTGCCACGGGGACTGCCCCTTCCCGCTGGCGGACCACCTGAACTCGACGAACCACGCCATCGTGCAAACACTCGTCAATTCGGTGAACTCCAACATCCCCAAGGCTTGCTGCGTCCCCACAGAACTCAGCCCCATCTCAATGCTTTACTTGGACGAGTATGACAAAGTTGTGCTGAAAAACTATCaggagatggtggtggagggatgtgGGTGCCGCTGA